Part of the Herpetosiphon gulosus genome, TCAAGGGCTTAGAAGCCGTTACAGAGCGTCATCCCCTTGCAGCTTGCCCAACTAGCCCGATTTTGAGCCAACTGGCAACAATTCAGCCAACCCAACGGGCTTGCTTGCTCGATTGATTAGGGCAATGGGCCAGCTTTAATATGTGTTGGCAACCCTTGCCACCCATCCAAGCCGCTCACAGTGCGCACAATCAGCCCTAGCAAGGCTGAATGGTTCCGGCGCGGTAGTTGCGCGGTAGTTGCACGATTTGAACGCGATTTGTGCATGGTAGTTGCGCGAGCCAGAGCGGGGCGGTTTGCGCTAGCAAGCCATGATCTCTTATGGTTCTGGTTATTAACCATGATTCTAGTTAATGTACTGGTTTTCCGGAGCCGGAAAAACCGTATACGGAAAATGCCTATACGGTTTTGACCGGATACCAAAAAACCGTATCCCAAAAAACGGTATCCCGTTAAATGGGACATTAACTAGAATCATGTTAATAACCAGAACCATGAAGATATGGCTTGCTAGCGCAAACCGATCCCCCGTTTGCTTTTGATTGAAAAAATAACCCCAAACACCAACCCCAAACACCACGCCAGCAAACGCCACAGCTAGCCCATTGCCACAATCAACCCCAAACGCGACACGATGATCGGATCGGGGCCAATTCAGCGCCTTAGAAGCCGTTACAGCGCGTCATCCCCTTGCAGCTTGCCCAGCTAGCCCGATTTTGAGCCAACTGGCACGATTGAGCCAATCGGGCGAATTGCTGCAAACGGGCATGGCGGGTCAATTTAGGCTATTCCAGCATCGTTAGGGATGGTGGAATTAATGCAAAACACAAAGCCCATGGATCGCCCATGGGCTTTGTGCTATCGGACGTTCTCGGAGTACACACAGTGAGAACGCTGCTAGTATAGTCAACATTCAAGAATAGTCAAATTGATAAATAAGGCATTAGAAAGGCTTATTTTTGACTTGATATAATAGATTTTGTTATATGTAATCAAATCAACCCAAGCACCAAAAACCCCCCGCAATTGCGAGGGGCTTGAGGGTTACTACTTGTTACCAGATTGTATCTAGCCAAGCGCGGCGCGGAGGGCTGATTGAGCGCTATCAGGCGTGAAGCCAAGCGCCATCAGGGCATTGATTGCGCCTTTTGCCAGTATATCAGCCATCGCCAGCGTTGCGGCATCAAGCACCGGAGCGGCAACCGAGAAGCGCATGCCCGACTCGGTGTAGACGGCGGTCACTTCAGCATGCAGGGTTGGCGTGTTGTCGAACCGATCATAACTAACAACAACAAAATCAGCGAGCGGATTGATTGAGCCAATTGGCGCAACCCATGCGATAAAGCCATCGACGGCAATGATTTTGTGCGTTGCGTTGGTTGCGGGTGTGTTGGTGAAGGTTGCCATGGTCGTTTCTCCTTTGGGGCGTTGCTGCGCCTTGAAAGTTGTTTGATGCTGCTATTGTACCCGATTTATACCGTTTCTATATAGGACTTTGGTACTTTGATTATATAGTTATTAGATGATTATTGACGATTTGCTACACAACACATATACTTAACCTTAGCAAAACCAATGGAGTACAGCACATGGATGAACAAGAATTTTTGACTAGCACAGAGGCGGCGGCGATTTTGGGAGTCAACCCAAGCCGCATGTATGCCCTTCACAAAACAGGGCGCTACGGGCGGCGGATCGATGGCTATATTGTCTTTACTCGGGCAGAAGTAGAGGATTACGCACAAGACCGCTTGAAACGGCAAAAGGGTGGGCGGCCAAACTTTCACACACGCCCAAAAAAAGCAAAGTGGGCTAGCTGCGCAGCAACGCACTAGCCCATGGGCATGATTAACCATGGTAATCAGCCGCGCACAGGTTAGCATACCGCACGCGGCATAGCAACTACAAGGAAACAAAAGCTATGCAAACATTCGCAGAAAGCCCAACCCCAGCCACGGCGGCAGCAGTTGTACCAGGTGATTTGCCAGGCGCAACCATTCCAAGCGCACCCATTGCAGCACAACCCACGAGCCAAACCACAACCAAGCCACGCGCCAAGCGACCTAGCACGCTTTACGACAAGGCGGGTCAAACCCTCGCATTGTTCATGGCGATCGCGTTGGCTGTTGGTATTTGGTTGATCGGTGCCAAATTCACCCTTGAGTTTTTGACATTGATGGGCGTGAATTTAGCCCCGTTGGCTTTGGGCCAATGGTTGATCCCGTTGGCAATTTCAGCGGGTGAGCTTTGGCTGTGGCCCAAGGGATCGAGCGTTTGGCAACGTTGGGCAGTTTGGGCAGCGGTTTTGCTTTTTGATGTTGGCTCCAGCTGGGCGGGCTTCACAGAATGGGCAGGTGGGCGCTTTATCCCTTTATTTGCGGGCTTTACTCTGCCATCGGGTGGTTTTGCCTTGCACGCGCTAGCCTTGATTTTAGGCCTTGGTTTTGCATTCTTGCCAGAAAAGATCGGACGTTGGGCCGTGGCCGAGCTTCGTGGGTTATGGGGTTAATCGCTATGAATGTAGGCACGCTAATTTTTATGCTAGCCCTTGCAGCGCTGCTAGTTGCGGGCGTTCGTTACCGCAAAATGGTATTGCTGGTTGCCGATTTGCAAGCCGATTTGAACGATGCGAAGGCCATGCTAGCCAAAGCCGCAGCAACCATAGCCGCCCAACCAAAGCCCGCAGCGGCAATACACTACGTGGAGCCGGTATCAACCTACGTTGATCGAACCCCGCTAGCAGGCGCAGGCAACGCACTAGCCAAGCCACCCGCCGACCTGCGCACGACGATCAACGAACTTTCGAAGCACACCAACGGGCGGCGCTATTTCATCCCCCTTGGATGGTCAGTTTCAGGCCTAACGGGTGCATCATTGCAAGGCGATGTTAACCACATTCTGATTAGTGGCATGAGCAACGCAGGCAAGGACAACGCAGCGTTGGGCATGTTGCTCTCTTTGGCGCTCACCCATAGCCCGCAGGAGCTACAAATAGGCTTGATCGACGGTAAGGGGCTAGATTGGTTAGGATGGCGCAACAAGGCCCATACATGGCTATTGGCAGATGAACCCGAGCGGATCGGAGATGCCATGGCCAAGCTCACCAACGAGCGACGGCGACGGCGTGAAATTCTCGCAAATGCTGATTGTGCCAATTGGGATGAATACCACGGGCATGACTTGCCCTTGCTGGTTGTGTTTATTAGCGAATTGTCATTGCTTGAAGATGCAGTTAAAGCCCGTGAACTAGGCGCATGGCTCAATAGTGAGCTATCAGCGGGGCGGGCGTTTGGCATCCGGTACATTATCGGAACCCAAAATGCTAGCAACTTCGAAACCCGTTGGAGAGGTCAGATCAGCCTTCACATGGCCTCATCCCAACCAAACAGAGCTGCCGACGAACCAAACACGGGCATGGCAACCAGCGACCTAGAGGCAATCGGGGTCATTCCCCCCAGCAAACTCATTGCCCCGCCGGATGGCGCGGGCGTGTTCACAGTCGTGCAAGCACCCAAAGCCGTCACCGTTCGAGTGCCATTCTTAACCAAACAGCACCGAAAGTTTTTGCTTGATCAATTGCCCGATGCGCCTAAAAAGCCCTTACAGCAGGCAAGCGCACCCGTTGCCAGCAATGCCAACAATCAAGCCCAACCAAACCAGCCCGACGCGATGTTAGCGGCGCTACTGAATGGTGAGCCATTGATCGATCAACGTAGCATCAACCAAAGCAGCGATTTAGCACGCGATAATGGGCTAAACAACGCATCCGGTAGCACCCAAACGGGCGGTAGCACTCAGGCAGTTTTGAGCGTGAATCAAAGCCCGCTAGTAGCACTACCTGTTGTTGCTGGAGTCGATCCCGCCGAAGTAAAAAAGATAGCTGAAGCAGCCCCCCGCCATAAATCGCGGAGCGCACTTTGTAACGAGTTATACGGTATCCGAGGCGGCACACCATACAATCGGGTGAAGTTGGTTTGTGATGCGTTGGGCTTGCTTGAAGCGCCACAAATTCAGCAAGCAGCCTAGTCATGTTCACACCAAAGGGAACGCCCTCAACAGCCAAAGGTCAAAACTATGACATGCAAGCAACCGGACGCAGTGACCAACCATGAGGGCGATTCCCCATTCCAGCAAGCCATGAAATTGGCAGGGACGGCATGCCTAATCGGCATTAACCTAGAGGGTGAGGCAAAGCAGCGATTAGCACGCTACCTAAAGACGCTTGGAGTGATGCTAGCCCAAACCGAGGATGAGGGGATCGAAGTCGGAATCGAGAAAGAGGGAAAATGATATAATTGGAGACAAGAAAACAGCGCTAAGGCTCTACCGACCAAAGTTTCGCCCGCGCTGTTGCTCAACAGTTCAAACATTTGGGGAAATGTTTGAACGTTTATATATTGTTTGGGTAAGCCCACTATAGCAAAATCAGCCATGGCCGTCAAGATATACTCTGTTTAATGGCTACTTCCACCCTTTACCCATACTAACGCTTGAGCCGCGTTATCAGCTCAAAAACTATACTGTAGTGCATGCGTATTCCCCGACGTATTGCACTCTTTTTTTACCAGATTAAAAGCAAAAACCACCGTTGCAAGCGGCGGTTTTGCGGGCTAAAATCGGTACAAACATGGGTTACCATCCAATGCCCATTGTACCAAATTTAGCCTAATCTGGCAAGCGCCAAGGGGCTAAAAATGGCAGTACAATCACCTAAACCACCAATCGAGACGGTTCACATATCAAACTTTCCTATCATTGCATCGCGACATAAACGCGCGGCGATCCCTTCGCAACAAGAGCCACAACCAACCCCGCTACCACAACCAACCCTACCCGACGAGCTGCGAGCCATGCATGCCTGGACTCCATGGATTGCTGGCAATAATGATGCCAAATTCAGAAAGATCCCATGCGATGCAACGGGCGCAGCCGCTACCAATTACGCCAATTCGCCCATGAACCTTCAGGATGCCCGATCAATAGCCCAGGCGGCGGGCGAAAACTACAAGAAAAGCCGCGCAACCGGAGTAGGGATCGTATTGCAGCATGCTCATTGCCTTGTGATCGACCTTGATGATTGTTTTGATCAGGGCCAATTCACCACAGATCATGCGCGGATCGTTGCATCAATCGTTGCCAGAAAAACCTATGCAGAGGTCAGCCCATCAAAACGAGGGGTTAAAATCTTCGGGCGAATTGACGACGATACATGCAGCCAAATGCGCGAATTGATCGAAAAAATCAATACAAAAACCGCATTCAATATTGAATTACTGCATGCATCGCTCAATATCACACAGTTTGCAGCAGTGACGGGCAAGCGCCTAGAATCAAGCCCGCGCGTGTTGGCCGACATCAGCACCGAGGTCAAGCAACTTATTGCATGGTGCATGGCCAATGCCCCCGCCAAAACCCCAACCAAGCCAGCTAGGATCGAGAAAAACCAAGCCGCCAGCGACGATCTACAGCCAAGCATCGAGGTTTCATTTAACCAAGCCTACACCGTGCTAGACATACTAGAACGGAACGGCGGCACAATTGATCGTCGCAACGGCGGAAAAGCTGGACGGTCATGGCATTGCCCATGCGGCGCTCACACGGGCAAGGATGGCAGCTTGCTTATAAAACAATCCAACGATCCCGCCAAATATGGGCTTTACCTCGTGAATGCGAA contains:
- a CDS encoding helix-turn-helix domain-containing protein translates to MDEQEFLTSTEAAAILGVNPSRMYALHKTGRYGRRIDGYIVFTRAEVEDYAQDRLKRQKGGRPNFHTRPKKAKWASCAATH
- a CDS encoding FtsK/SpoIIIE domain-containing protein yields the protein MNVGTLIFMLALAALLVAGVRYRKMVLLVADLQADLNDAKAMLAKAAATIAAQPKPAAAIHYVEPVSTYVDRTPLAGAGNALAKPPADLRTTINELSKHTNGRRYFIPLGWSVSGLTGASLQGDVNHILISGMSNAGKDNAALGMLLSLALTHSPQELQIGLIDGKGLDWLGWRNKAHTWLLADEPERIGDAMAKLTNERRRRREILANADCANWDEYHGHDLPLLVVFISELSLLEDAVKARELGAWLNSELSAGRAFGIRYIIGTQNASNFETRWRGQISLHMASSQPNRAADEPNTGMATSDLEAIGVIPPSKLIAPPDGAGVFTVVQAPKAVTVRVPFLTKQHRKFLLDQLPDAPKKPLQQASAPVASNANNQAQPNQPDAMLAALLNGEPLIDQRSINQSSDLARDNGLNNASGSTQTGGSTQAVLSVNQSPLVALPVVAGVDPAEVKKIAEAAPRHKSRSALCNELYGIRGGTPYNRVKLVCDALGLLEAPQIQQAA